The following proteins are co-located in the Triticum aestivum cultivar Chinese Spring chromosome 1A, IWGSC CS RefSeq v2.1, whole genome shotgun sequence genome:
- the LOC123055189 gene encoding uncharacterized protein gives MTRRRNDLEAYLKALAKKLFLMLEEFCQNFEEETGRVETGLDPILSPVGDEAAMNMLRLESRVASVTSYLARLKVALSRIDSSLWPRATFQNDLESLMARLNEVPGRVQEWKKSSARCGADVALSLVRVHFREAREEKLVAIKVANTKRHDFQSFMETFIAAALGLRTGSTWTSSSSLQVLLLLSEPT, from the exons ATGACTCGCAGGAGGAACGATTTGGAGGCTTACCTGAAAGCTCTTGCCAAGAAActctttcttatgctcgaag aattctgccaaaactttgaagaggagactggacgGGTCGAGACAGGATTGGACCCTATCCTTTCTCCAGTCGGCGATGAGGCTGCCATGAATATGCTTCGATTGGAATCCCGCGTCGCCAGTGTTACAAGTTACCTTGCCCGTCTGAAGGTGGCACTATCCCGCATCGACTCATCGCTCTGGCCAAGGGCAACGtttcagaatgatctcgagtctctgatggctcgactcaatgaggtccccggccgagtgcaggaatggaagaagtcctctgcccgctgcggtgctgacgtggctctgtcactGGTCAGGGTCCACTTCAGAGAGGCTCGAGAAGAGAAGCTGgtggcgatcaaggttgccaacacaaaaaggcacgacttccagtccttcatggaaactttcattgctgctgcacTCGGATTGCGGACGGGGTCGACTTGGACGAGTTCATCGAGCCTGCAAGTCCTCCTCCTGCTGAGTGAACCAACTTGA
- the LOC123055176 gene encoding histone-lysine N-methyltransferase SETD1A: MYSMPNGDQEQDLEGEASGGESGEWRSDDEEDEESDDLSDEEEVDSPPCREKRSKLSHDLASASGKATAQTGQSSKRPRTSSPASTEKASKQPKATPSKPPKALPKIKVAIPITSGAATFGTSTRQYEDEDMEDAVTSNLAPPNVIELPDDDEDVPLRPRKSKKTTAGRISRSEPATEPTVQRPEDASRASVTFVVPVSSDHPAPSTVPVFSSAIQPHALEPQAAVSGPSVPFFTTYHVPESQSDAAAEAIRQAGVMMERMKAVHDNSQAAYDASVALRANV; the protein is encoded by the exons atgtactcgatgcccaacggggatcAGGAGCAGGACCTAGAGGGAGAAGCGAGTGGAGGTGAGAGCGGCGAGTGGCGCTCTGAcgacgaggaggatgaggagagcgacgacctgagtgatgaagaagaggtcgattcTCCTCCTTGTAGGGAAAAACGATCCAAGCTTTCTCACGATCTAGCAAGTGCCAGCGGCAAGGCGACCGCGCAGACTGGGCAGTCATCGAAGCGCCCTCGAACGTCTTCTCCAGCatcgactgaaaaggcgtcgaagcaaccgAAAGCTACGCCGTCCAAACCGCCAAAGGCCTTGCCGAAGATCAAAGTGGCCATCCCCATTACTTCCGG TGCCGCTACCTTTGGGACTTCCACTCGCCAGTATGAAGATgaggacatggaagatgcggtcacctccaaccTAG CCCCTCCCAATGTCATTGAGCTtccggatgatgacgaggacgtGCCGCTGAGGCCCAGGAAGAGCAAGAAAACAACAGCTGGCAGGATATCTCGGTCGGAACCGGCAACAGAACCAACAGTCCAACGGCCCGAAGATGCAAGTAGAGCCTCTGTAACCTTTGTTGTCCCAGTGTCGAGTGATCACCCCGCACCGTCGACTGTACCGGTGTTTTCTTCAGCCATCCAACCTCATGCCTTGGAGCCCCAAGCTGCTGTGTCTGGACCGTCTGTCCCCTTCTTCACCACCTATCATGTTCCGGAAAGTCAGTCGGATGCCGCCGCGGAGGCTATCCGTCAGGCTGGCgtaatgatggagcggatgaaggcgGTGCACGATAATAGTCAGGCTGCTTACGACGCCAGCGTGGCTCTTCGAGCCAATGTCTAG